One stretch of Muribaculum intestinale DNA includes these proteins:
- the mltG gene encoding endolytic transglycosylase MltG, translating into MKVQRKKLIVLAVFVTVLVAAAASIVWRVYTGTKYDGEEPCWVFIPKGCDADSVSAILARDLGDSGRRAATLWRHYGSSPSVAHGAYRIEPGTRSIDIFKRIARGAQTPVKLTFNNVRLLPQFAGRIAARLEADSASIMSAIDSVLSAQGYKPAEYIGAFFPDTYEFYWTVPAGGVVSTLVKSHDRFWTDERRTKASALGITPAQASVIASIAEEETNRKDERGVVARLYLNRLQRGMPLQADPTVKYAVGDFSIKRITGKHLGVVSPYNTYKRTGLPPGPIRMPERATIDALLQSKPHDYIYMCASPDFSGRHLFARDLATHNRNAAAYHRALNLRNIK; encoded by the coding sequence ATGAAAGTCCAACGGAAGAAGCTGATAGTTTTGGCGGTATTTGTTACGGTACTTGTCGCAGCAGCCGCATCAATAGTGTGGAGAGTATACACCGGGACGAAATATGACGGCGAGGAGCCATGCTGGGTGTTTATCCCTAAAGGCTGTGATGCCGACTCTGTTTCGGCTATTCTTGCCCGCGACCTTGGCGATAGCGGTCGTCGGGCTGCTACGTTATGGCGTCATTACGGCTCGTCGCCCTCGGTGGCGCACGGTGCCTACAGGATAGAGCCGGGCACCCGGTCGATTGACATATTCAAACGCATAGCTCGCGGCGCACAGACACCGGTCAAGCTCACTTTCAATAACGTGCGGCTCCTTCCTCAGTTCGCCGGGCGTATCGCGGCCCGTCTGGAGGCGGATTCTGCAAGCATAATGTCGGCAATCGACAGTGTGCTTTCTGCTCAAGGCTACAAACCGGCTGAATATATCGGAGCATTTTTCCCCGATACATATGAATTTTATTGGACGGTCCCGGCAGGTGGTGTTGTATCTACGCTTGTGAAGTCGCATGACCGCTTTTGGACGGATGAACGGCGCACAAAGGCGTCGGCTCTCGGTATTACACCGGCCCAGGCTTCGGTAATAGCAAGCATCGCCGAAGAGGAGACCAACCGAAAGGATGAGCGAGGTGTGGTGGCGCGGCTCTATCTCAACCGGTTGCAACGAGGGATGCCTCTGCAGGCCGACCCTACAGTGAAGTATGCTGTGGGAGATTTCTCGATAAAACGCATTACAGGCAAACATCTCGGGGTCGTTTCTCCTTATAATACATATAAGCGCACGGGATTGCCTCCGGGGCCGATACGTATGCCGGAACGTGCTACGATTGACGCGTTGCTTCAGAGCAAGCCCCACGATTACATCTATATGTGTGCGTCGCCGGATTTTTCAGGACGGCATCTGTTTGCCCGCGACCTGGCCACACACAATCGTAATGCCGCGGCATACCATCGTGCTCTGAATCTACGTAACATTAAATAA
- a CDS encoding DUF2007 domain-containing protein, with protein sequence METFSDTTGNDLVLYKQYGNSSDAYIAMGVLETNGVPAVVDNSIMGTLLGGIPAVGSFRLMVRRKDLDLARRLMSGTEPGDE encoded by the coding sequence ATGGAAACATTCTCGGATACGACAGGCAATGACCTTGTCCTTTACAAACAGTACGGCAACAGTTCCGACGCCTATATAGCCATGGGGGTGCTCGAGACTAACGGTGTGCCGGCCGTTGTCGACAACTCTATCATGGGCACGCTGCTCGGAGGTATTCCGGCTGTAGGCAGTTTCCGTCTGATGGTGCGTCGCAAGGATCTTGATCTCGCCCGCAGGCTTATGTCGGGTACCGAGCCCGGTGATGAGTGA
- the carB gene encoding carbamoyl-phosphate synthase (glutamine-hydrolyzing) large subunit, translated as MATIQNTDISLPKKVLLLGSGALKIGEAGEFDYSGSQALKAMKEEGIHTVLINPNIATVQTSEGIADTIYFLPVTPYFVEKVIEKERPDGILLAFGGQTALNCGVELQQSGVLDKYGVKVLGTPVQAIMDTEDRELFVKKLDQINVKTIKSEAVGSVDDAKKAAASLGYPVIVRAAYALGGLGSGFCDNEQELVELVEKALSFAPQVLVEKSLKGWKEVEYEVVRDRFDNCITVCNMENFDPLGIHTGESIVVAPSQTLSNEDYHYLRKLAIKIIRHIGIVGECNVQYAFDPASMDYRVIEVNARLSRSSALASKATGYPLAFVAAKLGLGYGLFDLKNSVTKVTSAFFEPALDYVVVKIPRWDLGKFHGVKREIGSSMKSVGEVMAIGRTFEEAIQKGLRMIGQGMHGFVENKELKIADIDKSLREPTDKRIFVISKAMRKGYTVDQIHELTKIDRWFLYKLHNIVATADELEGYNSPEELPEGLLRLAKEQGFSDFQIARAIFKSNIISNIKASDEIRAFRKASGIVPVVKQIDTLGAEYPAQTNYLYLTYNGSEDDVNYLHDHRSIVVLGSGAYRIGSSVEFDWCSVNALMTVKREGWRSVMINYNPETVSTDYDMCDRLYFDELTYERVMDILELEQPHGVILSVGGQIPNNLATRLDDAKIPILGTSATSIDNAEDRHKFSAMLDRIGVDQPRWRELTSFADIEEFIGEVGFPVLVRPSYVLSGAAMNVCSNNEELQRFLRLAANVSQEHPVVVTEFIQFAKEIEMDAVAQNGEIKVYAISEHIEFAGVHSGDATIQFPPQKLYVETIRRIKKVSQKIAKALNISGPFNIQFLAKNNDIKVIECNLRASRSFPFVSKVLKLNFIDIATRVMLGLEVEKPHKNAFDLDYVGIKASQFSFSRLQGADPVLGVDMSSTGEVGCIGADTDEAILKSMLSVGLRIPSKGKGVLLSTGTPKQKADMLEAAHELNNNGYRLYATGGTHQFLTDNGIPAVKVYWPSQPDMQPQALELLHNKEVDLVVNVPKNLTETELTNGYRIRRAAIDLNIPLLTNARLASAFIDAFTHLSPDDIEIRPWNEY; from the coding sequence ATGGCTACCATACAGAATACAGATATATCTCTCCCTAAGAAAGTGTTGCTTCTTGGCAGTGGGGCGCTGAAAATCGGCGAGGCCGGTGAGTTTGACTATTCAGGCTCTCAGGCGCTGAAAGCCATGAAGGAGGAGGGAATCCACACAGTACTCATCAATCCCAACATCGCCACCGTACAGACCTCGGAAGGTATAGCCGACACTATTTACTTCCTGCCGGTGACACCCTACTTTGTAGAGAAAGTCATCGAGAAGGAACGTCCCGACGGAATACTGCTTGCATTCGGCGGACAGACAGCCCTGAACTGCGGCGTCGAGTTGCAGCAGTCAGGCGTGCTTGACAAATACGGCGTAAAAGTGCTGGGTACTCCTGTGCAAGCCATCATGGACACCGAGGACCGTGAGCTTTTCGTAAAGAAACTCGACCAGATTAATGTAAAGACCATAAAAAGCGAGGCCGTCGGCTCGGTCGACGACGCCAAGAAAGCGGCAGCCTCACTCGGTTATCCGGTAATCGTGCGCGCCGCCTATGCGCTCGGAGGTCTCGGAAGCGGATTCTGCGACAATGAGCAGGAACTCGTCGAGCTGGTGGAGAAAGCCCTGTCGTTTGCTCCGCAGGTACTTGTCGAGAAATCACTCAAGGGATGGAAAGAAGTCGAATATGAGGTAGTGCGCGACCGCTTCGACAACTGCATTACCGTCTGCAACATGGAAAACTTCGACCCGCTCGGCATACACACCGGCGAATCCATTGTCGTGGCTCCGTCGCAGACACTTTCCAACGAGGACTACCACTATCTGCGCAAACTCGCCATAAAAATCATACGCCACATCGGCATAGTGGGTGAATGTAACGTACAATATGCCTTTGACCCGGCTTCGATGGACTATCGCGTAATCGAGGTAAACGCCCGACTGTCGCGTTCGTCGGCTCTTGCTTCAAAAGCCACCGGATATCCGCTTGCATTCGTAGCCGCCAAACTCGGGCTCGGCTACGGACTTTTTGACCTTAAGAACTCCGTCACCAAGGTGACTTCGGCATTCTTCGAGCCGGCTCTTGACTATGTGGTGGTGAAGATTCCACGTTGGGACCTTGGAAAGTTCCACGGCGTAAAGCGCGAAATCGGCTCTTCGATGAAGTCGGTCGGAGAGGTAATGGCTATCGGACGCACATTCGAGGAAGCCATACAGAAAGGCCTGCGCATGATAGGCCAGGGAATGCACGGATTCGTGGAAAACAAAGAGCTCAAAATCGCCGATATCGACAAATCGTTGCGCGAGCCTACCGACAAACGAATATTCGTCATATCCAAGGCCATGCGCAAGGGTTATACGGTCGACCAGATACATGAGCTTACAAAAATCGACAGATGGTTTCTATACAAGCTGCATAATATCGTTGCCACAGCCGACGAACTCGAGGGATACAATTCGCCGGAAGAACTGCCGGAAGGACTGTTGCGGCTTGCCAAGGAGCAGGGGTTCAGCGATTTCCAGATAGCCCGCGCAATATTCAAGAGCAATATCATCTCCAATATAAAAGCATCCGATGAAATAAGGGCATTCCGCAAGGCATCCGGCATAGTACCGGTAGTAAAGCAGATTGACACCCTCGGCGCAGAATATCCCGCACAGACCAACTATCTGTACCTTACCTATAACGGTTCGGAGGATGATGTGAATTATCTCCACGACCACCGCTCGATAGTAGTGCTTGGCTCCGGAGCATATCGTATAGGCAGTTCGGTCGAATTCGACTGGTGTTCGGTCAATGCGCTGATGACAGTCAAGCGCGAGGGATGGCGCTCGGTAATGATCAACTACAATCCGGAGACCGTGTCGACCGACTACGATATGTGCGACCGTCTTTACTTCGACGAACTCACCTACGAGCGTGTAATGGACATACTCGAACTCGAGCAACCCCACGGAGTGATATTATCGGTCGGCGGCCAGATACCCAACAACCTGGCCACACGCCTCGATGATGCAAAGATACCGATTCTCGGCACATCGGCTACATCCATCGACAACGCCGAAGACCGCCACAAATTCTCGGCCATGCTCGACCGCATCGGTGTGGACCAGCCGCGCTGGCGCGAGCTCACATCGTTTGCCGACATCGAGGAATTTATCGGCGAAGTAGGTTTCCCCGTGCTTGTGCGTCCGAGCTACGTACTGTCAGGAGCCGCCATGAACGTATGCTCCAACAACGAAGAGCTACAACGTTTCCTCCGCCTCGCGGCCAATGTTTCGCAGGAGCACCCTGTAGTTGTGACAGAGTTCATCCAGTTTGCAAAAGAGATAGAGATGGACGCCGTGGCCCAGAACGGAGAAATAAAGGTATACGCCATCTCAGAACATATCGAATTTGCCGGAGTCCACTCAGGCGACGCCACAATACAGTTCCCGCCCCAGAAACTCTACGTAGAGACCATACGGCGCATCAAGAAAGTAAGCCAGAAGATTGCAAAGGCCCTCAACATATCGGGCCCGTTCAATATCCAGTTCCTCGCCAAAAACAACGACATAAAGGTCATCGAATGCAACCTGCGTGCATCGCGCTCTTTCCCGTTTGTAAGCAAGGTACTGAAGCTGAACTTCATCGACATCGCCACCCGTGTAATGCTCGGACTGGAGGTGGAGAAGCCACACAAAAACGCATTCGACCTCGACTATGTGGGCATAAAGGCAAGCCAGTTCAGCTTCTCACGTCTGCAGGGCGCCGACCCGGTGCTCGGAGTAGACATGTCGTCGACCGGCGAGGTAGGATGCATCGGAGCCGATACTGACGAGGCTATCCTCAAGTCGATGCTGTCGGTCGGACTGCGCATACCGTCGAAAGGCAAAGGAGTGTTGCTGTCGACAGGCACACCAAAGCAGAAGGCCGACATGCTCGAAGCAGCCCATGAACTAAACAACAACGGATACAGACTCTATGCCACCGGCGGTACACACCAGTTCCTTACCGACAATGGCATCCCTGCAGTGAAGGTATACTGGCCAAGCCAGCCCGACATGCAGCCTCAGGCACTCGAACTTCTCCACAACAAAGAAGTAGACCTCGTTGTCAACGTGCCCAAGAATCTTACCGAGACTGAGCTCACTAACGGATACCGCATACGCCGTGCAGCTATAGACCTCAACATTCCTCTTCTGACAAATGCTCGTCTGGCCTCGGCATTCATCGACGCATTTACCCACCTGTCGCCCGACGACATAGAGATACGCCCATGGAATGAGTATTAA
- the carA gene encoding glutamine-hydrolyzing carbamoyl-phosphate synthase small subunit yields the protein MRDIKKASLVLEDGTIFHGKSFGYESSTAGEVVFNTAMTGYPESLTDPSYEGQILVTTFPILGNYGVPPRREKDDVSEYYESDHIHAKAIIAQDYSWDHSHWQADRSLSEWLREEKIPGIYGIDTRALTKHLRDHGSMLGKIIVEGCDDIPFYNPNLENLVAKVSCRGVEVHGEGPRTVVLVDCGVKHNIIRCLTRRGVRVVRVPWDYDFTSIPYDGLFISNGPGNPDMVDVTVDNIRKAMETGKPICGICMGNQLLARAAGASTYKLPYGHRSHNQPVRRAGTDKCYITSQNHGFAVDNTTLPSDWEPLFINMNDGTNEGIRHKSKPFFSAQFHPEASSGPKDTEFLFDEFINML from the coding sequence ATGCGCGACATTAAAAAGGCATCACTCGTGCTGGAAGATGGAACCATATTCCACGGCAAATCATTTGGATATGAGTCTTCGACTGCCGGCGAAGTTGTGTTCAACACGGCAATGACAGGCTATCCTGAAAGCCTTACTGACCCATCCTATGAAGGTCAGATTCTCGTAACCACTTTCCCAATCCTTGGCAACTACGGTGTGCCTCCTCGGAGGGAAAAAGATGACGTCAGCGAGTATTACGAGAGCGACCACATACATGCCAAAGCAATAATAGCCCAGGATTATTCGTGGGATCACTCCCACTGGCAGGCCGACCGCAGTCTTTCGGAATGGCTGCGTGAGGAAAAGATACCCGGAATATACGGAATCGATACCCGAGCCCTGACCAAGCATCTGCGCGACCACGGTTCGATGCTCGGAAAGATAATAGTAGAAGGATGTGACGACATACCATTCTACAACCCAAATCTGGAAAATCTCGTAGCAAAAGTCAGTTGCCGCGGCGTAGAGGTACACGGAGAAGGGCCGCGCACAGTGGTACTGGTTGACTGCGGCGTAAAACACAATATCATACGCTGCCTTACCCGCCGCGGAGTAAGAGTAGTGCGTGTGCCTTGGGACTACGATTTCACATCTATACCCTACGACGGCCTTTTTATCTCCAACGGCCCTGGAAACCCCGATATGGTGGACGTGACTGTCGATAATATCCGCAAGGCTATGGAGACAGGCAAACCGATATGCGGCATATGCATGGGCAACCAGTTGCTGGCACGTGCAGCAGGGGCATCCACATATAAGCTCCCGTACGGACACCGCAGCCACAACCAGCCTGTGCGACGAGCCGGAACCGACAAGTGCTACATAACCTCACAGAACCACGGCTTCGCTGTGGACAACACCACACTGCCCTCCGACTGGGAACCGCTCTTCATCAACATGAACGACGGCACAAACGAAGGCATACGCCACAAATCAAAACCGTTTTTCTCAGCCCAGTTCCACCCCGAAGCATCATCGGGACCAAAGGATACGGAATTTCTATTTGATGAATTTATCAATATGCTCTAA
- a CDS encoding TM2 domain-containing protein: protein MNQNNNYSTPNMGGQCPNPPQANDVFASDRYGKSRGVCALLAIFLGGFGVQYFYLGKTTAGIIALIGTWVLCGIPSILWLIQGILMFVMSPEDFERKYEATTSTFPLF from the coding sequence ATGAATCAGAACAATAATTATTCTACCCCTAACATGGGCGGTCAGTGCCCCAACCCTCCCCAGGCCAACGATGTGTTTGCTTCCGACCGTTACGGCAAGAGCCGCGGCGTATGCGCTCTTTTGGCTATTTTTCTGGGTGGATTCGGTGTTCAGTATTTTTATCTCGGGAAGACTACTGCCGGTATCATAGCTCTTATCGGCACATGGGTACTTTGTGGCATTCCAAGTATTCTTTGGCTTATCCAGGGTATTCTTATGTTTGTGATGTCGCCTGAAGACTTTGAGCGCAAATATGAGGCAACCACCTCTACTTTCCCATTGTTCTAA
- the lpxD gene encoding UDP-3-O-(3-hydroxymyristoyl)glucosamine N-acyltransferase, whose product MEFSANQIASLVGGTVEGDGNVAVSTFAKIEEGHKGALSFLANPKYSHYIYQTQSSIVLVRRDFVAEHPIEATLIRVDDPYATIAQLLQMVAAMTAPHPSGIEQPSFVGEGVELPEDVYIGAFAYVSAGAKIGKGVKIYPQVFVGAGVEIGEGTVLYPGVKVYHGCKIGSRCIVHSGAVVGADGFGFAPTDGVYNKIPQLGNVVVGDDVEIGANTAIDRAVMGSTRIGNGVKLDNLIQVAHNCEVGDNTVMASQSGIAGSTKIGRGCMVGGQVGFAGHLHIGDNVQIGAQSGISKSTPDGARIMGYPAVEYGEFARQTINLRNLSALYRRVADIEKRLSDTDRS is encoded by the coding sequence ATGGAATTCTCAGCCAATCAGATTGCGTCACTTGTCGGTGGTACAGTAGAGGGCGACGGCAATGTAGCCGTTTCTACATTCGCTAAAATCGAGGAGGGACATAAAGGTGCACTTTCGTTCTTAGCTAATCCGAAATATTCCCATTACATATATCAGACGCAGAGTTCTATCGTGCTTGTGCGTCGCGATTTCGTCGCCGAGCATCCGATAGAAGCCACTCTTATAAGGGTCGACGATCCATACGCCACCATAGCACAGCTGTTGCAGATGGTGGCTGCCATGACGGCGCCACATCCGTCGGGTATTGAGCAGCCTTCATTTGTAGGAGAAGGGGTAGAACTGCCGGAGGATGTGTATATAGGAGCGTTTGCCTATGTGTCGGCCGGCGCTAAAATCGGCAAGGGCGTAAAGATATACCCGCAGGTGTTCGTAGGAGCCGGTGTGGAGATAGGGGAGGGTACCGTTCTTTATCCCGGAGTGAAAGTCTATCATGGCTGTAAGATTGGTTCACGCTGTATTGTCCACAGTGGAGCTGTAGTGGGCGCCGACGGATTCGGATTCGCTCCTACAGATGGCGTTTACAATAAGATTCCACAGCTCGGTAATGTCGTTGTCGGTGATGATGTGGAAATCGGTGCCAATACCGCGATTGATCGCGCTGTCATGGGCAGCACCCGTATCGGCAACGGGGTGAAACTTGACAATCTCATTCAGGTGGCCCACAACTGCGAGGTAGGCGATAATACAGTAATGGCATCCCAGAGCGGTATCGCCGGATCGACCAAAATCGGTCGTGGCTGTATGGTCGGAGGGCAGGTGGGATTTGCAGGACATCTGCATATAGGCGACAACGTACAGATTGGAGCACAGTCGGGAATAAGCAAGAGCACACCTGATGGCGCCCGCATAATGGGTTATCCGGCGGTGGAATATGGCGAGTTTGCCCGACAGACTATCAATCTCCGTAATCTCTCGGCTCTGTACCGGCGCGTCGCGGATATTGAGAAACGCCTGTCTGACACCGACCGCTCATGA